In Lentimicrobiaceae bacterium, the genomic window TTATGAAATAATAATTTTCGAATTGTTGCTTTTCTATCACATTTCTTGATGTTTGAAAATCTTCATCGAAAGCAGCCTCTATAGTCGGATTGTAGCCTGTAAGAGCTTTGAAGGTTCTATAAACCACCATTTTACTTTTGCCATCTTCGGAAACAAATGCTTGTCCATCTTCACTTTCAGATTGACCTTGCGGTATAAGAAAGAGAGGGCAATCTACTTTGTAATTGTAGCGTTCGTTATAATACGAACCGTAATCAATGTCTTGAGTCTCTGTTTTAACTGAATTGTTCTTGCAACCAAACAAGAAAATTGCGGTTGCAAGTAAAAGTAATTTTATTTTCATAGTTTTATGGGATTATTTTCTGCCACTAGGTGCGGATTGTATACGCGGTGCACTCTTCTCAACTTTATCTACAGTTACGTTATCTTTAAAGAAAAAGAAGAAATAGCAAGCTCCGATAATATTTTTATTATTTCCTGTTGCTTTTCCAATCTTAGCTCCTTGTGCATTTTTGATGGTTCCGTCTCTATCTATATTTCCAATTTGTTTTCCGGCTGCATCACGTACATAACCGTTTGCATTAACTTGACCAAGTTTACCACCTTTACCATCTTTTATTGTTCCATCAGTTTCAATTTTACCGACTTGAGCTCCTCTTTCATTTCGCAATGTGCCGTTAGATTCAATTTTACCGATTTGTTTACCTGAAGCTACTTCCACTATACCATCGGATTTTACTTTGCCTAATAGTTTTCCGTTAGCATCGTATAGTTCGTGTTGTGTTAGTTTGTTAACTGCAGTGTTGATTTCACTTTGTGCTTGTACGTTGCCTATTGTAAAAATAGCAAATGCAATAACGCTGATAAATAAAAATAAATGTCTCATAATAATGGGTTTTTAAATGTTAATTAATGTATTTATTGTTTGAATGAAATTTTTGGGTTTGTTGTTTTGGTTTCCATAAATTTACTCTTTGCAAATGTACTAAAATCTTTGGTATCTAACCAATATTGGTATTAAATAATTATTATTTAGCCTTTAGCTATTAGCCCTAAACTCCGGTACCAACACCTAACAGACTCTATTTGTTAGGATGTATATTTCTTACAGCGTAATAATCAATATCTTGGTCTATACGTTTAATAGAGTTATCGGAAGCTTGGGTGTAGCAAAGTTCGTCTATTGTTTTAGCTCCACCCCACTCGTTTAGTTCGGTTTCTGATTCGTAGGAACATAAATATACTACATTATTGTTGCTCCAAAGTGGTTTGAAGGCTGAACCCATATCCGTATCTTCAAGTACTTGCATATTTGAGCCATCGATATTGGCAACACAATATGGTCCGTGAGCCAGGTCGCACATATCGAGCATTATTGCAAAAATTATTTTTGAACCATCAGCCGATATTCCTTTAAAAAAATATTCTCGTTCGGAATCGATGTTGTGTTCGTTCATATATTTGGACAAATCTAGTTTTTTAGACTTATTATATATTGAGCTGTAATCATTTGTTGTTTCACGTGAACTATACGGATGATAGCCAAATTTTCTTTCAAACTGGTCCCAATCAATAGTTGCAATTGTATTATCCTTAATTGAATATTCGTAATATTTTGTAAAGTTGTAATAATCCCATACAAAATCGCATTCTAAAAGAAGGCTTCCTTTTATGTATCTCAACAATGCCTTTTCGCCGTAGGTTTCAGAATAAAATTCTTTTGCCGGTTTGTTTAAATTAAAAAGCTCCTTTGGTTGTGCCGGTACAACGCTTAAATCTACTTGCTTTATAACTATATTTTCGTTTTGCAAAACCGTATAGTAAAACATATCGTCTTGGTCGGAGTATACGCAATTGAAAACAGGGTCGGTTTCTTCGGTAAACTTCATAATAGTGTGGTTTTCGGGATTGAAAAAGTAAAGTTCGGCGTTTTTTACGTAAGCTATTGGAAACTCGTTGTAATTTGCACTTTGGATTTCTTCGGCAGTTATAGGTTCGTTTGCATCTTTCTTCAAATCCAAATCGGGGAAAAACTCAGCAAATAATTCCAAATTTAGAAGATGCGTTATTTCGGAATAAGGAACAAACGCATAGAACATTCCGGACGCGTATGGCGCTATTTCGTACAAATTGTACGTATAATACAGTCCTTTATCGTCCATTAGGAAATTATTGTTAGGAGAAATTTTGTCGAAATCGAAGAAATATTGTTTTAACAGTTCGTCGCTCTCACCTTTGTTCTCTTTTCTCAAACTTTTCAAAAGTTTTTG contains:
- a CDS encoding RsiV family protein codes for the protein MKRIIYLLLISLIFASCTGIKKKGVNVVTFDSIVMQEKIKLLPNKPDSLPYATLDIKFIYPKTFNSKEQLQKLQSVFYENVLGEKCANASTPDSAVATYVKNYINLYRESTADYNEMLLESGEDNVPHYIYMHTRNVYNIIEYKNENLLNFSVISDEYLGGAHGYYSQQNVIVNLNTLEEIQEADIFVSDYKEPLAQVIKQKLLKSLRKENKGESDELLKQYFFDFDKISPNNNFLMDDKGLYYTYNLYEIAPYASGMFYAFVPYSEITHLLNLELFAEFFPDLDLKKDANEPITAEEIQSANYNEFPIAYVKNAELYFFNPENHTIMKFTEETDPVFNCVYSDQDDMFYYTVLQNENIVIKQVDLSVVPAQPKELFNLNKPAKEFYSETYGEKALLRYIKGSLLLECDFVWDYYNFTKYYEYSIKDNTIATIDWDQFERKFGYHPYSSRETTNDYSSIYNKSKKLDLSKYMNEHNIDSEREYFFKGISADGSKIIFAIMLDMCDLAHGPYCVANIDGSNMQVLEDTDMGSAFKPLWSNNNVVYLCSYESETELNEWGGAKTIDELCYTQASDNSIKRIDQDIDYYAVRNIHPNK